The genomic window ACAGGGATaacctaaaataaaatttctagtTTTCCCACTTTATACTTGGTTCCAGCAAAGGTACTCTTCCTACACAGTAtttgaataacaacaaaaaaaagttgaatttccTTCATTGCTATATGATCAATTTCactgctttatgatccattcaTAGGTAGTTTAATTTTCCGACAAAAATCTAATGTGGGTAGCCAAAAGGAATCGAGATTTATATCCGGGGAGAATTGTCTCCTCAACATCATTCCCCAAAGCTGTAAACGCCAATATTTGGTTTATGCTGCTACATTGTGTAATTCACATCTGTAAAAGTATAAATCGGGAGACCATACCTCCAATTATGTTTGAAAACATAGAGAAAGGGCTTCATTTTGTTATTCTATAGTCAAACACTAGTTAAAATTGTGTATCATATTTCCATTCCGGATAAGTCCAAAAGTAGAAACTAATACGGCACAACTGGCACATAACggataacattttttaaaaaagctcattgatttttttttcgctagcacaataatttcattatattaacGGGAATCATTACAAACActcttatatataattttttttctatatttataaataattttcattaaagtaGCTTATTAGATTACTAAACatcttcaataaaatattaatgtattagaaaaatatacgAAATGATAAACATAACTTATAAACTGAAGAAAACTGAAATAAAGACGAACAATGAGATATTTTCAGACCGATGCATAAGCACTGATTGTAGAATGCACGGTTTTAGGTGGTAGGTACAAAAATACTTGTATACAGATGGCGATAAACAGGCGCTGGTGTAGGTTAACTAAAAGAAACAATACCCTAGCACTCCATGGCTAGCGAATTTGAGTTTTCATTTAGCGCATTAACACCATTTTCAATAGGCATATTCAGACTGTTATCATCGCATGCCGCTTCTGGTGTATCCATTGACTCGCACCCAGTACCATTGAAGCTATTACCATTTGAACCAGCTGCCAACACTCCTGCTGATGTCGAAGTTGAAGCTCCGTCATCTGTATTGCCCATGGCATGCGCATGTAACTGACCATTGCCGTTTAACAAACCATTAGACGGTGTGTCGTcccaatttattttaaagcggGTAATGCGCGGTTTGGTAGCCAATATATTTCGCGTTAATTTGTCGAACAAAGGCTTTGGTGGCGGGTTTTCACGCATTTCTGGATCGGCATAATCATTATTAATGAAATAACCAACACGTACAAATTCCTGTCCACGATAAGAACAAGTAAGCAGTACTATTGTCACGCCAACAGCATCTTGTTCTGGAATTTTCGTCACATCGGGTGGATCTGCTTGAAAGACAAATATGTGACGGCCTTCTGGCACGGGTCCAACATATATCGTGTCCAGCACTTGATCATATTCCTCCGACTCGGCTGAGCCAACATAAATCATCTTCCATTCTAGATCTTCTTTTAACTCTTCAATACACTCGAAAGTAAGCTCAAATTGAAAAGGATTGAAGAAGCTGCTTGGATTGTCTAAAACGACCACGTTTGTGATATGCACTTTTGCCATGATGTCGTAGGCGATGCAGAGACAACCAGCTCGTCGAAAAGTCacttattttatatgtttataactgtctataattttaatacaattaaacgatattttttatacttattttcgATTTATACGTTCTTTTTCTTGACTACAATTTGCAATTGTCTCTGGCGAAATTTTTCAACAAGCACAATAACCGATGACAATTCCAATTACCTCTGACTTTCCCGCCAAACAAATTCCAGTGGAATGTTTTGGCATCTCATGTGTTGCCatcattttgtttttctttgaaaatgttaATTCCTTATCAGCTGATAAGTTTGTATGGGAAAGGATTCAGTGaaatcaaaatgttttcaacaaagtaaaaaaagctTATTGACGGCAAAATAGTAAACAATTGATGTAATTGCTTACACATATAAGATAAATAGAAACATAATAGAAATAGCAAATAACGTTATAACTTTTTCACAAAGAAGTTTTTTTGAGATCTGAGCaatggcaaaaattttaattttatttatcaaaaaacgaaggtttctttctttttttcctcatgagtaaaaagtaattttaatgaaGATTCTTCTCTTTATTGGAGATGCATTGATtttcttcaccttaatatatTTTCCAT from Bactrocera tryoni isolate S06 chromosome 5, CSIRO_BtryS06_freeze2, whole genome shotgun sequence includes these protein-coding regions:
- the LOC120777953 gene encoding histone chaperone asf1; this encodes MAKVHITNVVVLDNPSSFFNPFQFELTFECIEELKEDLEWKMIYVGSAESEEYDQVLDTIYVGPVPEGRHIFVFQADPPDVTKIPEQDAVGVTIVLLTCSYRGQEFVRVGYFINNDYADPEMRENPPPKPLFDKLTRNILATKPRITRFKINWDDTPSNGLLNGNGQLHAHAMGNTDDGASTSTSAGVLAAGSNGNSFNGTGCESMDTPEAACDDNSLNMPIENGVNALNENSNSLAMEC